CCTATGACCCGGCTCCTCCTCACCGTCCCCGAGGCCGCCGAGACGCTCGCCATCTCCCGCAGCAAGCTCTACCAACTCCTGCACGCGGGCGCGCTCACCTCGGTCCTCATCGGCGGCTCACGCCGCATCCCCCTGTCCGCCCTGCACGACTACGTCAACCACCTCACCGACAAGGAGGCCGCAGCATGACCACGACCCTGATCGCC
This genomic interval from Nonomuraea helvata contains the following:
- a CDS encoding helix-turn-helix domain-containing protein, translated to MTRLLLTVPEAAETLAISRSKLYQLLHAGALTSVLIGGSRRIPLSALHDYVNHLTDKEAAA